A stretch of Drosophila gunungcola strain Sukarami chromosome 3L unlocalized genomic scaffold, Dgunungcola_SK_2 000002F, whole genome shotgun sequence DNA encodes these proteins:
- the LOC128257757 gene encoding uncharacterized protein LOC128257757 gives MNSQFSRKAKSEPTKTPTAIKQKPSTKLAGPKPRSATVVLKRRNRRRRNNEAASGFGGGKGEGGGGGGGGGGNKDSESFQFVPVRHKPLGEYLALEEQPAPSRPTASPSYSPLDTPPMSYAAAVESLPESRLKIKVELSPRLKLVNNHLPVKRQSPKNSPDNKFKTIKPPQSKPNIAQVNPKQKVTQATPQPRVTQVNSKPISSPAAVGSRKSRAKRSKMAKQQKRAEDAIKAVQVPQTAPKLLDSSPELSEAFIYLNHHHERMQRILAQQTAEQKLRLNSGQVKPCKLDAQHSTLRSLFDFDERLFKRGNLEAAALLAQNKAMLRQWLNPSFLIS, from the exons atgaattccCAGTTCAGCCGAAAAGCCAAA TCAGAGCCAACCAAAACACCTACAGCTATAAAACAGAAGCCGTCGACCAAACTGGCAGGCCCGAAACCGAGATCCGCGACGGTGGTGCTGAAGCGCCGTAATCGCCGTCGCCGAAATAACGAAGCAGCCAGTGGATTTGGAGGAGGaaaaggagaaggaggaggtggtggtggtggtggtggtggtaaCAAGGACAGTGAGTCCTTCCAGTTTGTTCCGGTGCGGCATAAACCCTTGGGCGAGTACCTGGCTCTTGAGGAACAACCTGCTCCCAGTCGCCCAACTGCGTCCCCTTCCTATTCGCCGCTCGATACACCGCCCATGAGCTATGCCGCTGCCGTTGAATCGCTCCCAGAGTCCAGGCTCAAGATCAAGGTGGAATTATCTCCACGTCTCAAACTGGTCAACAATCATCTCCCGGTCAAGCGGCAAAGCCCCAAAAACTCACCCGACAACAAGTTCAAAACAATCAAGCCGCCGCAGTCCAAGCCAAACATTGCCCAGGTGAATCCAAAGCAGAAAGTGACCCAGGCTACTCCCCAGCCTCGTGTGACCCAGGTGAATTCCAAGCCGATCAGCTCGCCAGCAGCAGTTGGCAGTAGGAAATCCAGGGCTAAGAGATCCAAGATGGCCAAGCAACAGAAACGAGCAGAGGATGCCATTAAAGCGGTTCAGGTTCCACAGACGGCTCCTAAACTTCTAGATTCCTCGCCAGAGTTATCCGAAGCCTTCATCTATTTGAATCACCACCACGAGCGGATGCAGCGCATCCTGGCCCAACAGACTGCTGAACAGAAACTTCGTCTTAACAGTGGCCAAGTGAAACCCTGTAAACTCGATGCCCAGCACTCGACACTTCGATCCCTCTTCGACTTCGATGAGCGGCTTTTCAAACGCGGCAATCTGGAGGCCGCTGCTCTGTTGGCCCAAAACAAGGCCATGCTACGCCAGTGGCTAAACCCTAGCTTTTTGATCTCCTAG